The proteins below are encoded in one region of Sminthopsis crassicaudata isolate SCR6 chromosome 1, ASM4859323v1, whole genome shotgun sequence:
- the SLC39A3 gene encoding zinc transporter ZIP3 has translation MTKILVAKLLCLVGVFILMLLGSILPVKIIEADYEKAHRSKKILSLCNSFGGGVFLATCFNALLPAVREKLQEVLKLGNITTDYPLAETIMLLGFFMTVFVEQVILTFRKEKPSFIDLETFNAGSDVGSDSEYESPFIGNSRGHNFYPEHGHHSHGHGLNVQELSRSSPLRLFSLVFALSAHSIFEGLALGLQEEGDKVMSLFVGVAIHETLVAVALGINMAKSSLPMKDAAKLAVTVSLMIPLGIGIGVGIERTKGVASSVASVLLQGFAGGTFLFVTFFEILVKELEDKNDRLLKVLFLVLGYAVLAGLVFFKW, from the exons CCTGTGAAGATCATCGAAGCTGATTATGAGAAAGCCCACCGGTCCAAGAAAATCCTTTCTCTCTGCAATTCTTTTGGAGGCGGCGTTTTCCTGGCCACCTGCTTCAATGCCTTGCTCCCTGCTGTGAGAGAAAAG CTTCAAGAAGTTCTGAAACTTGGAAACATCACCACAGATTATCCCTTAGCAGAGACCATTATGCTTCTGGGGTTCTTCATGACTGTTTTTGTGGAGCAGGTCATTTTGACCTTCAGAAAGGAGAAGCCCTCATTCATTGACCTAGAGACCTTCAATGCAGGCTCTGATGTGGGAAGTGACTCAGAGTACGAGAGCCCATTTATTGGAAACTCCCGTGGACACAACTTTTACCCAGAGCATGGTCATCATTCCCATGGCCATGGCTTAAATGTTCAAGAACTCTCCCGCTCCAGCCCACTCCGTCTCTTCAGCCTCGTGTTTGCTCTTTCTGCCCATTCTATCTTTGAGGGCTTGGCCTTGGGCTTGCAAGAGGAGGGGGACAAAGTCATGAGCTTGTTTGTTGGTGTGGCCATTCATGAGACTTTAGTGGCTGTGGCTTTGGGGATCAACATGGCGAAGAGCTCATTGCCGATGAAAGATGCCGCCAAGCTGGCTGTCACAGTGAGCTTGATGATCCCTTTGGGCATCGGGATTGGTGTGGGCATTGAAAGGACCAAGGGTGTGGCCAGCAGTGTGGCCTCTGTGCTACTACAGGGCTTTGCAGGAGGAACTTTCCTTTTTGTGACTTTCTTTGAGATATTGGTGAAAGAATTAGAAGACAAGAATGATCGTCTCTTgaaagttctctttttggtctTGGGTTATGCAGTACTTGCGGGACTGGTCTTCTTCAAGTGGTAG